The Lycium barbarum isolate Lr01 chromosome 9, ASM1917538v2, whole genome shotgun sequence genome has a segment encoding these proteins:
- the LOC132609853 gene encoding probable sodium/metabolite cotransporter BASS5, chloroplastic isoform X2, translating to MFAVGVNSSEKDFLEAFKKPAAIFAGYIGQFALKPLLGYLIGTVAMTLFGLPTSLAAGIMLTSCVSGAQLSNYATFLTDPQMAPLSIVMTALSTATAAFITPILTLLLIGKKLPVDVKGMISNILQIVVAPVAGGLLLNRFFPHICNAIRPLLPPLSVFVTALCVGAPLAININSLVSPSGMSVLFLVIAFHLSAFILGYIISGLAFHKTPDVKALQRTLSYETGMQSSLLALALANKFFQDPLVGVPPAISVVIMSLMGFSLVMLWTKKKETVME from the exons ATGTTTGCAGTTGGAGTCAACTCAAGTGAAAAGGACTTTCTTGAAGCTTTCAAGAAACCTGCTGCCATTTTTGCTGGGTATATCGGTCAATTTGCTCTGAAGCCATTACTTGGGTATCTTATTGGCACAGTTGCAATGACCTTATTTGGTCTTCCAACTTCCTTAG CTGCAGGGATTATGTTGACCTCCTGTGTTAGCGGAGCACAGCTGTCAAACTATGCTACTTTTCTAACCGATCCACAAATGGCCCCCCTTAGTATAGTGATGACAGCGTTATCTACAGCTACTGCTGCTTTTATCACTCCGATTTTAACGTTATTGCTTATTGGTAAAAAGTTGCCTGTGGATGTTAAGGGAATGATTTCCAACATACTGCAAATTGTTGTTGCACCCGTTGCTGGTGGACTGCTTCTGAATAG ATTCTTCCCGCATATTTGCAATGCTATTCGGCCATTGTTGCCTCCCCTATCGGTTTTCGTGACTGCTCTCTGTGTTGGAGCTCCACTTGCTATTAACATAAATTCCCTTGTGTCCCCTTCAGGAATGTCTGTTTTGTTCCTTGTGATTGCATTTCATTTGTCAGCATTCATCTTGGGTTATATAATTTCCGGCCTAGCCTTCCACAAAACGCCAGACGTCAAAGCTCTACAAAGAACACTGTCATATGAAACAG GCATGCAGAGCAGTCTTTTGGCCCTTGCTCTTGCAAATAAGTTTTTCCAAGATCCTCTTGTTGGTGTCCCTCCAGCTATATCA GTTGTGATCATGTCATTAATGGGCTTCTCACTAGTGATGTTGTGGACTAAGAAGAAAGAAACTGTCATGGAGTGA
- the LOC132609853 gene encoding probable sodium/metabolite cotransporter BASS5, chloroplastic isoform X1, with product MSSSIKLVLFQQQQYNQGFKILDFPSLHKSLNCFHQYPVVYFSKKCFYSSGGNSRLLVTRCISEKFSEPLGPSDSESLENLKQKENTFWTILKGANSFLPHVVLASTILALIYPPSFTWFTSRYYAPALGFLMFAVGVNSSEKDFLEAFKKPAAIFAGYIGQFALKPLLGYLIGTVAMTLFGLPTSLAAGIMLTSCVSGAQLSNYATFLTDPQMAPLSIVMTALSTATAAFITPILTLLLIGKKLPVDVKGMISNILQIVVAPVAGGLLLNRFFPHICNAIRPLLPPLSVFVTALCVGAPLAININSLVSPSGMSVLFLVIAFHLSAFILGYIISGLAFHKTPDVKALQRTLSYETGMQSSLLALALANKFFQDPLVGVPPAISVVIMSLMGFSLVMLWTKKKETVME from the exons atgagttccAGTATTAAACTTGTTCTTTTTCAACAGCAGCAGTATAATCAAGGCTTCAAGATTCTTGATTTTCCTTCACTTCACAAATCTCTTAATTGTTTTCATCAATATCCAGTTGTTTATTTTTCCAAGAAATGCTTCTACTCATCAG GTGGTAATTCAAGACTGCTGGTCACTAGATGTATCTCAGAGAAGTTCTCCGAACCGCTTGGGCCTAGTGACTCTGAATCACTTGAG AATCTGAAACAAAAGGAGAACACCTTTTGGACAATTTTGAAGGGAGCAAACTCTTTTCTGCCCCATGTGGTTCTTGCTAGCACAATTTTGGCTCTTATCTATCCACCTTCATTTACTTGGTTCACCAGCAG GTACTATGCCCCTGCATTAGGATTTTTAATGTTTGCAGTTGGAGTCAACTCAAGTGAAAAGGACTTTCTTGAAGCTTTCAAGAAACCTGCTGCCATTTTTGCTGGGTATATCGGTCAATTTGCTCTGAAGCCATTACTTGGGTATCTTATTGGCACAGTTGCAATGACCTTATTTGGTCTTCCAACTTCCTTAG CTGCAGGGATTATGTTGACCTCCTGTGTTAGCGGAGCACAGCTGTCAAACTATGCTACTTTTCTAACCGATCCACAAATGGCCCCCCTTAGTATAGTGATGACAGCGTTATCTACAGCTACTGCTGCTTTTATCACTCCGATTTTAACGTTATTGCTTATTGGTAAAAAGTTGCCTGTGGATGTTAAGGGAATGATTTCCAACATACTGCAAATTGTTGTTGCACCCGTTGCTGGTGGACTGCTTCTGAATAG ATTCTTCCCGCATATTTGCAATGCTATTCGGCCATTGTTGCCTCCCCTATCGGTTTTCGTGACTGCTCTCTGTGTTGGAGCTCCACTTGCTATTAACATAAATTCCCTTGTGTCCCCTTCAGGAATGTCTGTTTTGTTCCTTGTGATTGCATTTCATTTGTCAGCATTCATCTTGGGTTATATAATTTCCGGCCTAGCCTTCCACAAAACGCCAGACGTCAAAGCTCTACAAAGAACACTGTCATATGAAACAG GCATGCAGAGCAGTCTTTTGGCCCTTGCTCTTGCAAATAAGTTTTTCCAAGATCCTCTTGTTGGTGTCCCTCCAGCTATATCA GTTGTGATCATGTCATTAATGGGCTTCTCACTAGTGATGTTGTGGACTAAGAAGAAAGAAACTGTCATGGAGTGA